A region from the Rhodothermales bacterium genome encodes:
- a CDS encoding STAS/SEC14 domain-containing protein codes for MLTLLDAPDHVLACRLTGEISGEDARAVRDEIAAKLNRHERLGFYVEVEGLGGYTPEALLDHLGERITRPKHVHRFDRAAIVTPWAYLTKAAKRQRPPASGPVVVAFDRADRDEAMRWVAGEEPDAPPPSSTATSEERVTFSRRELLDAARTVFSKEGYAEASLADIARRARLRSQTLYSYFSGGKRELLLLTAEDVYDEVIRLAEQTLADPRLRDEAVGPQPFRVRFFVLVVALAFYTWHNRDVLRFLSREGHALGLDADPEIARTFEREQHDLVGVLIPHVEAAVASGELTAAPAAEVAAFLLDKASERLGRLFAAGQGMARENVPREAEALAAALYESVRR; via the coding sequence ATGCTGACGCTCCTCGACGCCCCCGACCACGTCCTCGCCTGCCGCCTCACCGGCGAGATCAGCGGGGAGGACGCCCGCGCCGTGCGCGACGAGATCGCGGCGAAGCTCAACCGCCACGAGCGGCTCGGCTTTTACGTCGAGGTCGAAGGGCTCGGCGGCTACACGCCCGAGGCGCTCCTCGACCACCTCGGCGAGCGCATCACGCGCCCCAAACACGTCCACCGCTTCGACCGCGCCGCGATCGTGACGCCGTGGGCGTACCTCACCAAGGCAGCGAAGCGGCAGCGCCCCCCGGCAAGCGGGCCGGTCGTCGTCGCCTTCGATCGGGCGGACCGGGACGAGGCGATGCGCTGGGTGGCCGGCGAGGAGCCCGACGCTCCGCCGCCGTCTTCGACGGCCACCTCCGAGGAGCGGGTTACGTTCTCGCGCCGCGAGCTCCTCGACGCCGCGCGCACCGTGTTCTCGAAGGAGGGCTACGCCGAGGCCTCCCTCGCTGACATCGCCCGCCGTGCCCGCCTCCGCTCTCAAACCCTCTACTCCTACTTCTCCGGCGGTAAGCGCGAGCTCCTCCTCCTCACGGCCGAAGACGTCTACGACGAGGTGATCCGCCTCGCCGAGCAGACCCTCGCCGACCCCCGGCTCCGTGACGAGGCCGTCGGGCCGCAGCCGTTCCGCGTCCGCTTCTTCGTTCTCGTCGTCGCCCTCGCCTTCTACACGTGGCACAACCGCGATGTGCTCCGCTTCCTCTCGCGCGAGGGCCACGCGCTCGGGCTCGACGCCGACCCCGAGATCGCCAGGACGTTCGAGCGCGAGCAGCACGATCTCGTCGGCGTCCTCATCCCTCACGTCGAGGCGGCGGTAGCGTCCGGTGAGCTCACCGCGGCCCCGGCCGCCGAGGTCGCCGCGTTCCTCCTCGACAAGGCGAGCGAGCGGCTCGGGCGGCTCTTCGCCGCGGGGCAGGGGATGGCGCGGGAGAACGTGCCCCGCGAGGCCGAGGCCCTCGCCGCCGCGCTCTACGAATCGGTACGCCGCTGA
- a CDS encoding ABC transporter ATP-binding protein: MATSTNQTAADQPVIRTEGLEKVYPGAEPVHALRPLDFTVERGEFVAVMGVSGSGKSTLMNLLGCLDTPTSGSYRLDGVEVGGLSRNQRADLRSQKLGFIFQGFNLLARTTAVDNVLLPLLYDRTGRIKDPNARAVEALTRVGLEHRLDHEPSELSGGQQQRVAIARALVNEPAVILADEPTGNLDTRTTIEVMALFQELNDAGITILIVTHEPEVSEYCKRVIELRDGYLIRDEPVEGRRDARRDLETDTPLIPLPESPA, encoded by the coding sequence ATGGCGACCTCCACAAACCAGACCGCCGCCGACCAGCCCGTCATCCGCACCGAGGGGCTGGAGAAGGTGTACCCCGGCGCGGAGCCCGTCCACGCCCTCCGCCCGCTCGACTTCACCGTGGAGCGCGGCGAGTTCGTCGCCGTGATGGGCGTCTCGGGCTCGGGCAAGAGCACGCTGATGAACCTCCTCGGCTGCCTCGACACGCCGACGAGCGGCTCGTACCGCCTCGACGGCGTCGAGGTCGGCGGGCTCTCGCGGAACCAGCGGGCCGACCTCCGCAGCCAGAAGCTCGGCTTCATCTTCCAGGGCTTCAACCTCCTCGCCCGGACGACGGCCGTCGACAACGTCCTCCTCCCGCTCCTCTACGACCGGACCGGGCGGATCAAGGACCCGAACGCGCGGGCCGTCGAGGCGCTCACGCGCGTCGGCCTCGAGCACCGGCTGGACCACGAGCCGAGCGAGCTCTCGGGCGGGCAGCAGCAGCGCGTCGCGATTGCCCGCGCCCTTGTCAACGAGCCCGCCGTCATCCTCGCCGACGAGCCTACGGGCAACCTCGACACGCGCACGACGATCGAGGTGATGGCGCTCTTCCAGGAGCTCAACGACGCCGGGATCACGATCCTCATCGTGACCCACGAGCCCGAGGTGTCGGAGTATTGCAAGCGCGTGATCGAACTGCGCGACGGCTACCTCATCCGCGACGAGCCGGTGGAAGGTCGCCGCGACGCCCGCCGCGACCTCGAGACCGACACGCCGCTCATCCCCCTGCCCGAATCCCCCGCCTAA
- a CDS encoding ABC transporter ATP-binding protein codes for MGEVEVHALRSVDIELRAGELLVLLGASGSGKSTLLNILGGLDTPTSGEVFYRDQELSAADERALTRYRRDHVGFVFQFYNLIPSLTARENVALVTDIARDPMPADEALALVDLTDRADHFPAQLSGGEQQRVAIARAVAKQPDVLLCDEPTGALDLETGKLVLGVIERVNREVGTTTAIITHNAAIAALGDRVVQMSSGEIVERTENAHRASLDAIHW; via the coding sequence ATGGGCGAGGTCGAGGTCCACGCCCTCCGCTCGGTCGATATCGAGCTGCGGGCGGGCGAGTTGCTCGTCCTCCTCGGCGCGTCGGGGAGCGGGAAGAGCACGCTCCTCAACATCCTCGGCGGGCTCGACACGCCGACGAGCGGCGAGGTCTTCTACCGCGACCAGGAACTCAGCGCGGCCGACGAGCGGGCGCTGACCCGCTACCGCCGCGACCACGTCGGCTTCGTCTTCCAGTTCTACAACCTCATCCCGAGCCTGACCGCGCGCGAGAACGTCGCGCTCGTCACCGACATCGCCCGCGATCCGATGCCGGCCGACGAAGCCCTCGCCCTCGTGGACCTCACGGACCGCGCCGACCACTTCCCGGCACAGCTCTCCGGCGGCGAGCAGCAGCGCGTCGCGATCGCCCGCGCCGTGGCGAAGCAGCCCGACGTGCTCCTCTGCGATGAGCCGACGGGCGCGCTCGACCTCGAAACGGGCAAGCTCGTCCTCGGCGTGATCGAGCGGGTCAACCGCGAAGTCGGCACGACGACGGCCATCATCACGCACAACGCCGCGATTGCCGCGCTCGGCGACCGCGTCGTGCAGATGAGCAGCGGCGAGATCGTGGAGCGGACGGAGAACGCCCACCGCGCCTCGCTCGACGCGATCCACTGGTGA
- a CDS encoding patatin-like phospholipase family protein, producing MADPARSLFRFRLVVPVCVVVAVLATIFGPAAAAQDVPRDRPTVGLVLSGGSAKGLAHVGAIRVIEAAGIPVDVVTGTSMGSIVGGLYATGYSVDQLDAIVGGRDWTALFSDAVDRRRAAPEARLGEGAALLSLPIEDGSLGLPSGLIAGQGIFDLLAGLTWPVQDVRDFTRLPRPFAAVVVDVETGAPVRLDGGYLPLAIRASMSLPSLFAPVEIDGRRYLDGGLARNLPAEDALALGADVLVCVDVSETEQIAGPDSFFDILVNAAFYQSDRDLAEQRALCDVLIEPDVSGLSSFAFDAGPAWIERGAAAAEAKRDALDSLAVRLGNPPLSRPDVPGERAYRAEAVAVRGVDGQAERLVRQRLALGLPRSLSAAEVEQAVGRVYATGQFDLITYRIVEAEAEGAALVDGAPVPTLVLDVDTSAGDRVGFGFRYDTEYNAALLFSLTLSDLVRFGSTTQLDVRLGEQTQLQAGYFTRLGLDAPLSVAGQAGYTGVPIPIFAGLDRATATGRLDVLAVRAFAGPVLFDAVVTGLGPAAAHVRAEPDVAPDSVETATWTYASVAGFATADTRDRTAFPSRGFRLLASGEVAPGLGASFEHVTADAELWVPVREGLTLSARAVVTRTWSDDVPLDQFAFVGGAIVPALLPGRFFPLYGAETLEFAGPASQIAAVSVQWEARPDVFVRATANAGRAGEGWTLDPDNYRGGVGLTVGAATPIGPAALTLSGSDIGEAPTLSFSFGRSF from the coding sequence ATGGCCGATCCCGCGCGCTCCCTCTTTCGTTTTCGTCTCGTCGTGCCGGTGTGCGTGGTCGTCGCTGTGCTCGCGACTATATTCGGCCCTGCGGCCGCCGCGCAGGACGTGCCGCGCGACCGCCCGACCGTCGGCCTCGTCCTCTCGGGCGGCTCGGCGAAGGGGCTGGCGCACGTCGGCGCGATCCGCGTGATCGAGGCGGCGGGCATCCCGGTCGATGTCGTGACGGGGACGAGCATGGGCTCCATCGTCGGCGGGCTCTACGCGACGGGCTACAGCGTCGACCAGCTCGACGCCATCGTCGGCGGGCGCGATTGGACGGCGCTATTCTCCGACGCCGTGGACAGGCGGCGGGCGGCCCCGGAGGCCCGACTCGGCGAGGGCGCGGCGCTCCTTTCGCTCCCCATCGAGGACGGCTCGCTGGGGCTGCCGTCCGGGCTCATCGCAGGGCAGGGCATCTTCGACCTCCTCGCCGGGCTGACGTGGCCGGTCCAAGACGTCCGCGACTTCACGCGGCTGCCGCGGCCGTTCGCTGCCGTCGTCGTGGACGTCGAGACGGGCGCGCCGGTCCGGCTCGACGGCGGCTACCTCCCCCTCGCCATACGCGCGAGCATGTCGCTCCCGAGCCTCTTTGCGCCGGTCGAGATCGACGGGCGGCGCTACCTCGACGGCGGCCTCGCGCGGAACCTCCCGGCCGAGGACGCGCTCGCGCTCGGGGCCGACGTGCTCGTGTGCGTCGACGTCTCGGAGACGGAGCAGATCGCGGGGCCGGACTCGTTCTTCGACATCCTCGTCAACGCGGCGTTCTACCAGAGCGACCGCGACCTCGCCGAGCAGCGGGCGCTGTGCGACGTGCTCATCGAGCCCGACGTGAGCGGCCTCTCGTCGTTCGCCTTCGACGCCGGCCCCGCCTGGATTGAGCGGGGCGCGGCGGCAGCCGAAGCGAAGCGGGATGCGCTGGATTCGCTCGCGGTGCGCCTCGGCAACCCGCCGCTTTCCCGGCCCGACGTCCCCGGCGAGCGGGCCTACCGCGCCGAGGCCGTCGCCGTCCGGGGCGTGGACGGGCAGGCCGAGCGGCTCGTCCGGCAGCGCCTCGCCCTCGGCCTCCCCCGCTCGTTGAGCGCGGCCGAGGTAGAGCAGGCCGTCGGGCGGGTCTACGCGACGGGGCAGTTCGACCTCATCACGTACCGGATCGTCGAGGCCGAGGCGGAGGGCGCGGCGCTCGTGGACGGCGCACCCGTGCCCACGCTCGTGCTCGACGTGGACACGTCGGCCGGGGACCGCGTCGGGTTCGGGTTCCGCTACGACACCGAGTACAACGCGGCCCTCCTGTTCTCTCTCACGCTCAGCGACCTCGTCCGCTTCGGGAGTACGACGCAGCTTGACGTCCGGCTCGGCGAGCAGACCCAACTCCAGGCCGGCTACTTCACGCGACTCGGCCTCGACGCGCCACTCTCCGTCGCCGGGCAGGCGGGCTACACGGGCGTCCCGATCCCCATCTTCGCCGGGCTCGACCGGGCCACGGCCACGGGCCGGCTCGACGTGCTCGCCGTGCGGGCATTCGCCGGCCCGGTCCTCTTCGACGCTGTCGTGACCGGGCTCGGCCCCGCCGCCGCCCACGTCCGCGCCGAGCCCGACGTGGCCCCCGACAGCGTCGAGACGGCGACGTGGACCTACGCCTCCGTCGCCGGCTTCGCCACGGCCGACACGCGCGACCGCACGGCGTTCCCGTCGCGGGGCTTCCGGCTCCTCGCCAGCGGCGAGGTCGCGCCGGGGCTCGGGGCCTCGTTCGAGCACGTCACGGCCGACGCCGAGCTATGGGTCCCGGTCCGCGAGGGGCTGACGCTCAGCGCCCGCGCCGTCGTCACGCGGACGTGGAGCGACGACGTGCCGCTCGACCAGTTCGCGTTCGTCGGCGGGGCCATCGTGCCCGCACTCTTGCCCGGCCGCTTCTTCCCGCTTTACGGGGCCGAGACGCTGGAATTCGCCGGACCGGCAAGCCAGATCGCCGCCGTGTCGGTGCAATGGGAGGCCCGGCCGGACGTGTTCGTCCGCGCCACCGCGAACGCCGGGCGAGCAGGCGAAGGCTGGACGCTCGACCCCGACAACTACCGCGGCGGCGTCGGCCTGACCGTGGGCGCGGCGACGCCCATCGGGCCGGCCGCGCTCACCCTCAGCGGCTCCGACATCGGCGAAGCGCCCACCCTGTCGTTTTCGTTCGGTCGCTCGTTCTGA
- a CDS encoding MarR family transcriptional regulator, producing the protein MTPTERLAAFTDAIRRLDGYNVQVAGELAARHEALNLQDLMALSVLGAHGPSRMGEMAEHLDLAPASTTPIVDRLEAQGLARRRRSDTDRRVWLVELAEAGEQVVTELDTIYHRAAAEMLASLTDAEQETFVRLFVKVAAGIGEAA; encoded by the coding sequence GTGACTCCGACCGAACGCCTCGCCGCCTTTACCGACGCCATCCGGCGGCTTGACGGCTATAACGTGCAGGTGGCCGGGGAACTGGCTGCCCGACACGAAGCGCTGAACCTCCAGGACCTCATGGCGCTCAGCGTCCTCGGCGCACACGGGCCTAGCCGGATGGGGGAGATGGCCGAACACCTCGACCTCGCCCCGGCCTCGACGACGCCGATCGTGGACCGCCTTGAAGCGCAGGGCCTCGCCCGCCGTCGCCGCAGCGACACGGATCGCCGCGTCTGGCTCGTCGAGCTCGCCGAAGCGGGCGAGCAGGTGGTCACCGAGTTGGATACGATTTACCACCGGGCCGCTGCCGAAATGCTCGCGTCGCTGACGGACGCCGAGCAGGAGACCTTCGTGCGGCTGTTCGTCAAAGTCGCCGCTGGAATCGGCGAGGCGGCGTAG
- a CDS encoding LLM class flavin-dependent oxidoreductase — MTLSVLDVLPVLSGSTAVDALGRAADLARLADRRGYARLWFAEHHGMGGIASSSPELLIAHVAPLTERIRVGAGGVMLPNHTPLQVVERYRTLEALHPGRIDLGIGRAAGTDPLTAQALRSVSGHQVGSLMAELLAFESGDFGDHPFGRIGVTPGGVDLPPIWMLGSSGGSARLAGQIGAGYAFAGHFSPTPAAPAVAAYREAFEPSDDFPEPRVILALSVVCAETDAEARELASSVEVLFQRMRTGETGPVPSPAEACAAGWSPATPPAGPMAQLLLVGTPDAVRDRIETAAHEAGADEVMVMTIVHDPAARLRSYDLLADVFDLEPVPSRATAQRPPLVPEP; from the coding sequence GTGACCCTCTCCGTCCTCGACGTCCTCCCCGTCCTCTCCGGCTCCACCGCCGTCGACGCTCTCGGCCGCGCCGCCGACCTCGCCCGCCTCGCCGACCGGCGCGGCTACGCGCGGCTGTGGTTCGCCGAGCACCACGGGATGGGCGGCATCGCCTCGTCGTCGCCTGAGTTGCTCATCGCCCACGTCGCGCCACTGACCGAGCGGATTCGCGTCGGCGCGGGCGGGGTGATGCTCCCGAACCACACGCCGCTCCAAGTCGTCGAGCGCTACCGGACGCTCGAGGCGCTGCACCCCGGCCGGATCGACCTCGGCATCGGGCGCGCCGCCGGGACCGACCCGCTGACGGCGCAGGCCCTCCGCTCCGTCTCCGGCCATCAGGTCGGAAGCCTCATGGCCGAGCTGCTCGCCTTCGAATCGGGCGACTTCGGGGACCACCCGTTCGGGCGAATCGGCGTGACGCCGGGCGGCGTGGACCTCCCGCCGATCTGGATGCTCGGATCGAGCGGCGGCAGCGCCCGCCTCGCCGGGCAGATCGGCGCGGGCTACGCCTTCGCTGGCCACTTCAGTCCAACGCCCGCTGCCCCGGCCGTCGCCGCGTACCGCGAAGCCTTCGAGCCTTCGGACGACTTCCCCGAGCCCCGCGTGATCCTCGCGCTCTCCGTCGTCTGCGCCGAAACGGACGCCGAGGCGCGCGAACTGGCGTCCTCCGTCGAGGTCCTGTTCCAGCGGATGCGGACGGGCGAGACCGGGCCGGTGCCGAGCCCCGCCGAGGCCTGCGCCGCCGGGTGGTCGCCCGCCACACCGCCCGCCGGGCCGATGGCGCAGCTCCTCCTCGTCGGCACGCCGGACGCGGTGCGCGACCGCATCGAAACCGCCGCGCACGAGGCCGGGGCCGACGAGGTGATGGTGATGACGATCGTCCACGACCCCGCCGCGCGGCTCCGCTCCTACGACCTCCTCGCCGACGTCTTCGACCTGGAGCCCGTCCCGTCCCGCGCCACCGCGCAGCGCCCACCCCTCGTCCCGGAGCCATGA
- a CDS encoding adenylate/guanylate cyclase domain-containing protein, with the protein MPRPAFFPDVQTARRWKIALGMVAAWVAAAAITGALVAPPEEPARPVVTLAFGVVVGALSAAFELVMLPRYVRRLTSGRVLLVRTGYYVVVIALVVVVLAGLVGAVQLGVRPREVFASSDFVAFLGSRQFLAIVALLTLASFLINFARQVRLMLGPGTLWSLLLGRYARPVAEERVFLFLDLTASTALAERLGPARFNDFKNDFFHDVSEPVLATRGQIYQYVGDEVVVTWRVRNGRASGNALRTFFLIEDAVEVQRARYERRYGEAPAFKAGLHAGPVVTAEIGDLKKDIVHSGDAVNVAARIEAECRPRGRRLIISERVLELTEVPLDAEIEDLGLVALRGRDGPVRIYGVHRLATREPTRRLS; encoded by the coding sequence ATGCCCCGGCCCGCCTTCTTCCCAGACGTCCAGACTGCACGGCGCTGGAAGATCGCCCTCGGCATGGTGGCCGCGTGGGTCGCGGCGGCGGCCATCACCGGCGCGCTCGTCGCGCCCCCCGAGGAGCCCGCCCGACCCGTCGTCACGCTCGCTTTCGGCGTCGTGGTCGGCGCGCTCAGTGCGGCCTTCGAGCTCGTCATGCTCCCGCGCTACGTCCGGCGGCTGACGTCGGGCCGCGTGCTCCTCGTCCGCACCGGGTATTACGTCGTCGTCATCGCGCTCGTCGTCGTCGTGCTGGCGGGGCTCGTCGGGGCCGTCCAGCTTGGCGTCCGTCCGCGCGAGGTGTTCGCGAGTTCCGACTTCGTGGCGTTCCTCGGGAGCCGGCAGTTCCTCGCGATCGTCGCGCTCCTCACGCTGGCGAGCTTCCTCATCAACTTCGCCCGGCAGGTCCGGCTCATGCTCGGGCCGGGCACGCTCTGGAGCCTCCTCCTCGGGCGCTACGCCCGCCCCGTTGCCGAAGAGCGCGTGTTCCTCTTCCTCGACCTCACCGCGTCCACAGCCCTCGCCGAGCGCCTCGGCCCCGCCCGCTTCAACGACTTCAAGAACGACTTCTTCCACGACGTTTCGGAGCCCGTGCTCGCGACGCGGGGGCAGATCTACCAGTACGTCGGGGACGAGGTCGTCGTGACGTGGCGTGTGCGGAACGGCCGGGCGAGCGGAAACGCGCTGCGCACGTTCTTCCTCATCGAGGACGCTGTCGAGGTGCAGCGGGCGCGCTACGAGCGACGCTATGGCGAAGCGCCCGCGTTCAAGGCCGGTCTCCATGCTGGCCCCGTGGTAACGGCTGAGATCGGCGACCTCAAGAAGGACATCGTCCACAGCGGCGACGCCGTGAACGTCGCCGCACGGATCGAGGCGGAGTGCCGCCCGCGCGGCCGGCGACTGATCATCTCCGAGCGCGTCCTCGAACTCACCGAAGTCCCGCTGGACGCGGAGATCGAGGATCTCGGCCTGGTCGCGCTCCGGGGCCGCGACGGACCCGTTCGGATCTACGGTGTTCATCGTCTCGCCACTCGCGAACCTACGCGGCGGCTTTCGTGA
- a CDS encoding ABC transporter permease: protein MKWQKLFRAALDSILKNRMRSLLTMLGIIIGVGAVAILVSLGQSAQSAISGEIAGLGANLLIITPEQSDAGGVRGQTGNQNEITLADVDALRAQSTELGAVSPATYAPAQIVGGIGNWASQVAGVTPEYLAVRNWEVADGTFFTQDEVDSRAKVAVIGQTVADELFPGQRPIGAQIRVRNVPFRVIGLLEAQGGGLGGDDEDNVVLAPVTTVQNRLRGSDNVDVVWASTADPDRSDAAEREVKAIFRQLNGIRDEGEQVVEVQSQASIQETFDTVLGALTALLGAIAGISLVVGGIGIMNIMLVSVTERTREIGIRLAVGARGSDVLTQFLIEAVLLCLFGGLLGTALAFAFAAIASAVAPFEVSVGLEVVAIAVLFSAAIGVFFGFYPARKAARLDPIDALRYE, encoded by the coding sequence ATGAAGTGGCAAAAGCTCTTCCGCGCGGCGCTCGACAGCATCCTCAAGAACCGGATGCGGAGCCTGCTCACCATGCTCGGCATCATCATCGGCGTCGGGGCCGTGGCGATCCTCGTCAGCCTCGGGCAGAGCGCGCAGTCGGCGATCTCGGGCGAGATCGCCGGGCTCGGCGCGAACCTCCTCATCATCACGCCCGAGCAGAGCGATGCCGGCGGCGTGCGCGGGCAGACCGGCAACCAGAACGAGATCACGCTCGCCGACGTGGACGCGCTCCGCGCCCAGAGCACCGAGCTCGGGGCCGTCTCGCCGGCCACCTACGCGCCGGCCCAGATCGTCGGCGGCATCGGGAACTGGGCGTCGCAGGTGGCGGGCGTCACGCCGGAGTACCTCGCCGTGCGCAACTGGGAGGTCGCCGACGGGACGTTCTTCACGCAGGACGAGGTCGACAGCCGGGCGAAGGTGGCGGTCATCGGGCAGACCGTGGCCGACGAACTGTTCCCCGGCCAGCGCCCGATTGGCGCGCAGATCCGCGTCCGCAACGTGCCGTTCCGGGTCATCGGCCTGCTCGAAGCGCAGGGCGGCGGGCTCGGCGGCGACGACGAGGACAACGTCGTGCTCGCCCCGGTGACGACGGTGCAGAACCGGCTCCGCGGCTCCGACAACGTGGACGTCGTGTGGGCCAGCACGGCCGACCCCGACCGCTCGGACGCCGCCGAGCGCGAGGTTAAAGCCATCTTCCGCCAGCTCAACGGCATCCGCGACGAGGGGGAGCAGGTCGTCGAGGTGCAGTCGCAGGCGTCGATCCAGGAGACCTTCGACACCGTCCTCGGCGCGCTCACGGCCCTCCTCGGGGCGATTGCGGGCATCTCGCTCGTCGTCGGCGGCATCGGGATCATGAACATCATGCTCGTCTCCGTGACCGAGCGGACGCGCGAGATCGGCATCCGCCTCGCCGTCGGCGCGCGCGGCTCCGACGTGCTGACGCAGTTCCTGATCGAGGCCGTGCTGCTGTGCCTCTTCGGCGGGCTGCTCGGGACGGCGCTCGCCTTCGCGTTCGCGGCGATCGCCAGCGCGGTCGCTCCCTTCGAGGTCTCGGTCGGGCTGGAGGTGGTGGCGATTGCCGTGCTGTTCTCGGCCGCCATCGGTGTGTTCTTCGGGTTCTACCCCGCCCGCAAAGCCGCCCGCCTCGATCCCATCGACGCGCTCCGCTACGAGTAG
- a CDS encoding efflux RND transporter periplasmic adaptor subunit: protein MKRFFRPKYLLLAAVVLIVVLLFARGCGGDGEAVEPYETATVRVGDLVSTVSATGTLDAVGTVTVGTQVSGELARVFVDFNDRVEQGDLLAVVDTELLDASVRDAQAGVDRALAGQRQAEASVAQAEAQRAEATAALARNEPLVEQGYLSAREFAPIQTAAETAAASVRSAQAGVRSAEASVASAREALRQAQKNRQNAEIRAPISGVVIQRNVDAGQTVAASFSTPELFVIAEDLGDMEILVQVDESDVGLVEAGQPVEFTVAAYPDRTFRGVTREVRLRPQTVQNVVLYTVVVAADNESGLLLPGMTATVDFIVGGVEDALLAPAAAIRFDPPEEIRAAAREAQREAEAAVRTTSDTGPADAPTFASDLAEVWTPTGDGDGPPLRPILVRVLATDGTTTAIAPREASDSDVVRAGLEVVTRVNDTESGSGVRVE from the coding sequence ATGAAGCGTTTCTTCCGTCCCAAGTACCTCCTCCTCGCCGCGGTCGTCCTGATCGTCGTGCTCCTTTTCGCCCGCGGGTGCGGCGGCGACGGCGAGGCCGTCGAGCCCTACGAGACCGCGACCGTCCGCGTGGGCGACCTCGTCTCGACCGTCTCCGCGACGGGCACGCTCGACGCCGTCGGCACCGTGACGGTCGGCACACAAGTGTCGGGCGAGCTCGCGCGCGTGTTCGTCGACTTCAACGACCGCGTCGAGCAGGGCGACCTCCTCGCCGTGGTCGACACCGAGTTGCTCGACGCCTCCGTCCGCGACGCGCAGGCGGGCGTGGACCGGGCGCTCGCGGGGCAGCGGCAGGCCGAGGCCTCGGTTGCGCAGGCCGAGGCGCAGCGGGCCGAAGCCACCGCCGCGCTCGCGCGCAACGAGCCGCTCGTGGAGCAGGGCTACCTCTCGGCGCGCGAGTTCGCCCCGATCCAGACCGCTGCCGAGACGGCCGCCGCGTCGGTGCGCTCAGCGCAGGCGGGCGTGCGCTCGGCCGAGGCGAGCGTGGCCTCGGCGCGCGAGGCGCTCCGGCAGGCGCAGAAGAACCGGCAGAACGCCGAGATCCGCGCGCCGATCTCCGGCGTCGTGATCCAGCGGAACGTGGACGCCGGGCAGACCGTCGCCGCGAGCTTCTCGACGCCCGAGCTGTTCGTGATCGCCGAGGACCTGGGCGACATGGAGATCCTCGTTCAGGTGGACGAGAGCGACGTCGGGCTCGTCGAAGCGGGCCAGCCGGTCGAGTTCACCGTCGCGGCCTACCCTGACCGGACGTTCCGCGGCGTCACGCGCGAGGTCCGCCTCCGCCCGCAGACGGTCCAGAACGTCGTGCTCTACACCGTCGTCGTCGCCGCCGACAACGAGAGCGGCCTGCTCCTGCCGGGCATGACGGCGACGGTCGACTTCATCGTGGGTGGCGTCGAGGACGCCCTCCTCGCTCCTGCCGCGGCCATCCGGTTCGACCCACCCGAGGAGATCCGCGCCGCCGCCCGCGAGGCGCAGCGCGAAGCCGAGGCCGCCGTCCGCACAACGTCCGACACCGGCCCGGCCGACGCCCCGACGTTCGCCTCCGACCTCGCTGAAGTCTGGACGCCCACGGGCGACGGCGACGGCCCGCCTCTCCGCCCGATCCTCGTCCGCGTCCTCGCCACCGACGGCACGACGACGGCGATTGCCCCCCGCGAGGCGTCCGACAGCGACGTGGTCCGGGCCGGGCTGGAGGTCGTCACGCGTGTGAACGACACCGAATCCGGGTCGGGGGTCCGCGTCGAATAA